CCcgataacgggcgatgcgccgcagATGCGCCGcggagcggatctgtgcgccggccgtggcgttgcggcgcccgtcgcgcagcatccgccgggcagatccggctgaaattccgctggtcggcccccgggagtccctgctaccagtccaggccggttcctgcggtcccggctggtcggaaccggtcagattcccccgttaaagccgcggtgatgcgcgctgctccagcagcgctgctcccgggcgcccggcgtggctccggggccagcgttcagcatccgccgggtagatccggcttaaatagtgcataaatgttatttatatacaactcatattttatttttttaacaataaagttgccatttgtgaaaattcagtgttgggatttatttacaggctcgggctgctctggtggagtgaggtttattctcctcccctgctacacgtcattcagggagccaatcagcacagagcctcattatcataccccccccttccctaaaaatgaggcgcagaaaaagaggttagaagcggtaaaactagtgacagggcccacaggctggatttatgatttatgtagaaaaaacaagctttagattgtttttaagacattcaaggcctgtttaaaatatacattaaatgccataataggtcacctttaatgcCCGGGAGGGCCTTTATTGCTGTTTGTGGGGGAAAAGGGTTGAGGCCTGGCAGGCTGGATCCAAGGCAGGCTGGGGTGACAGCAGGATGAAGGAGTGGAGTAGGTGGGTAAGGGGTCAAGCCAGACTGCAGCACAACAGTGAGGGCAAAAACTGTGGAGCAAACAAAAAGGAGGCAGTTatcaaaaaaatcccaaaaggtAGCTTCAGGAGTGTCAACATATAACGAGCAGCTATGTATGCGACAAACACAGACAGGATACTTGCCAGGCCATTCTTAGGGAAGATCTGGCGATGAGTGGCTGGAAAACCGGGGTTTAAGTAGGCAGAGGGATCTGATGAggagtggctgcagctgtgcTGGACCTGGCTGGAAGCTCCTTCCCCAATCACCCACAACTCACATCACCTGCGGCGAAGAGCACGCAGTGCACAAGCTGTGGGGGTGGGGCAGGCTGGTTGTTGTGGAGGGTGAGTGTTAGGTGGAATGAGTGGAGGTGACACCGTAAcaagtaggctattcaacttatcctaaaaccgcagagtatcccccacatcaggatggttccacctaacctgtcaaatgccacctggcttcacctgtcaatcacttggaccaacgatggagtcgtggttgaagcctagcagcaatatttttatgtttagtaaatcagttactgatggcacagtgctctgttttaggtcttttttttacaaccaaaagtgctttgcgctggttagggggtacttggctgaaaaaatatttcacaagggggtacatcactgaaaaaaggttgaggaccactgccaTAGATGATTGGGCTTATGGATCGTGGCACCATCTGTACGATAATATAGTAAGAAAAGAAGAAGTCATTCTGATTTTTGGGGAACAATCGTGCAATAcatgtttaattttattctcACAGTTGCAAGTTGTGAATTAAGTCACCGCATAATTGAAACCAATGATAGAAAGAAATTCTTTATTACAGCCAGTTTACTGAGAAATGAATGACAGAAATGATAGTTGTTGGTTTAATTCAAAGGCCTTGGAAATGTTTCCCACACTGCCGTGATTCTACACATCAGATAACATCTTAAGTAATTCCTGAAAGTGTTGTCTCGTACACCATAGATGATTGGGCTTATGGATCGTGGCAGCATCTGTACTATAATGTAGTAAGCAAATAAGAAGTCAGTCTGATTCCTGGGGAACAATCGCTGCACTACATTTAACAGCTGAGGGGCTGCATATGTTGTCATACACAGCACCAACTGAAAACCATGTAGGGTGATGGTGTTTCTGGCTTTCTTAGCATCTCTGgatgctgtttttgcagtgaaaagtATCTTGAAGTAGCAGTAAAAGATAGTGAACCAAACAATAATCAGAAACACTAAATATGTGAAATCCCGCTTCTGTATGATGACCGGGTTTGGGAAAACTGTGTTTCGGATGCAAAACACTTTGGAACTGAAGAAATCCAGCGGCTCTGTGGCCAGGGTGATAAACACATCAGGAAGGACGGACAACATGCTGGTTGCCCAAATGAATCCAACCAGCATTAACGTTCTCCTGATGGTGCAAATCTGAGAGTGACGGAGAGGGATGCAGATGGCTATGTAGCACTCCACCACCATGCAGGCAAGGTTGAGAGGGGTGTTTTCAGTGGTGACGAGAGTAAACAGGATGAGGACGCAGCAGATGGAAACATTGATTTTGTAGATGGTGTAGctgatgatgaagaggatgaTGCTCAGAACCAGCTGGATCATATCGTTGACCACCAGGTGAATGAAAAGGATGTAACGAGGATTTGTGTAGAAGATCTGGAGGATGGATCCACAATAAACAGAAGAAAGAGTCAATATATTGTAACATCCAGTTGGACGTGTTGAAAGGATGGACCGAGAAGATACAAGCGGCAGCTTCTTTATGAAACAGAACCAGTTACTGTCGGACGTAAGCACGCCAAAACATACAGCAATACACCAAAAAGAACAGCAGCCACTG
This genomic window from Cololabis saira isolate AMF1-May2022 chromosome 8, fColSai1.1, whole genome shotgun sequence contains:
- the LOC133449136 gene encoding odorant receptor 131-2-like, which produces MSSANVTLAVRYQDSFSKAVIKNVVVVLLGIFINYINGGIIHTFSKHQIFYTNPRYILFIHLVVNDMIQLVLSIILFIISYTIYKINVSICCVLILFTLVTTENTPLNLACMVVECYIAICIPLRHSQICTIRRTLMLVGFIWATSMLSVLPDVFITLATEPLDFFSSKVFCIRNTVFPNPVIIQKRDFTYLVFLIIVWFTIFYCYFKILFTAKTASRDAKKARNTITLHGFQLVLCMTTYAAPQLLNVVQRLFPRNQTDFLFAYYIIVQMLPRSISPIIYGVRDNTFRNYLRCYLMCRITAVWETFPRPLN